The Zingiber officinale cultivar Zhangliang chromosome 9A, Zo_v1.1, whole genome shotgun sequence genome window below encodes:
- the LOC122021601 gene encoding rust resistance kinase Lr10-like — protein MEKTYAKNSSRSLCIVMACKASWRSFYALLLPLLFLQLSQAAVTATGQHQQQQQQQQQRSQETCAPFSCGLILNFSYPYRRTTDPPQCGDRRFELTCDGNKSTMPIGSTHYLITRVLYENATDISYKFFTEISNVSHRISLVDPKFANGSCGLPSQSLSPSYFSRSGYSGPYDLWASFINCTRRIEGQSLYRLVPCLSNNNTFFVYVVFASDGYRLSHLYPSCQFMSMIPATRSTARDAFHILKEGFDLGLESSTYNYIGPTLFSRCLSGFKRQFFERIRSKHILLRVFSLVRSEIDFASCIGEKNENILTTRLTIAVVVLIQIVQSFLVFLILGRLVIAPMIVLFSLGYRLWNRQVSVDLVEKFLRRQQTLMPTRYAYSELIAITRHFRDKLGQGGFGSVFKGELIGGHFVAVKMLVNSKCNGDDFINEVSTIGRIHHVNVVRLVGYCSDGSKRALVYEYMPNGSLDKYIFAPNGTNGHLFASEKLIQIAIGIARGIDYLHQGCDMQILHFDIKPHNILIDHNFTPKISDFGLAKLYPKTNALVSISATRGTIGYIAPELVSRSFGKISFKSDVYSFGMLLLEMAGRRRNVDPLAMNSSRVYYPSWIYDKLTQPQEVEIDNEFEIQNLEKKLAIVGLWCIQLRPTDRPTMTKVIDMLEVDDVDSLPIPPRPFFSSGDSATITKPNLGSISTELSIVSE, from the exons ATGGAGAAGACATATGCCAAGAACAGCTCTCGCTCCCTTTGCATTGTCATGGCCTGCAAAGCATCATGGCGCAGCTTCTACGCTCTGCTTCTGCCGCTACTCTTCCTCCAACTGTCCCAGGCTGCGGTTACAGCTACGGGGCAgcatcagcagcagcagcagcagcagcagcagcggaGCCAAGAAACATGTGCTCCATTCTCTTGCGGTCTGATCCTCAATTTCAGCTACCCATATCGTCGAACAACTGATCCGCCTCAGTGTGGGGATAGGAGGTTCGAGCTCACCTGCGACGGCAACAAATCCACCATGCCCATTGGCTCCACTCACTACTTGATCACTCGGGTATTGTACGAAAACGCCACTGATATATCGTACAAATTCTTCACTGAGATATCGAACGTATCCCACCGCATCAGCTTGGTGGATCCGAAGTTTGCAAATGGAAGCTGTGGCCTCCCTTCCCAATCCTTGTCGCCCTCCTATTTTTCAAGGTCTGGCTATAGTGGCCCATATGATTTGTGGGCAAGTTTCATTAATTGTACGCGAAGAATCGAGGGCCAGAGTTTGTATCGGCTTGTTCCTTGCTTGAGCAACAACAACACTTTTTTCGTCTACGTCGTTTTTGCATCTGACGGATACAGATTGTCACACCTCTATCCATCATGTCAATTTATGTCGATGATTCCAGCGACAAGATCCACAGCAAGGGATGCGTTTCACATTCTAAAAGAgggatttgatttaggtttggaaTCATCGACCTATAACTATATCGGACCCACATTATTCAGCCGATGTCTGAGTGGATTCAAAAG ACAGTTCTTTGAACGAATAAGAAGCAAACACATCCTCTTGCGAGTTTTCTCCCTCGTCAGAAGTGAGATAGACTTTGCATCTTGCATAGGAGAGAAAAACGAAAACATTTTGACTACTCGATTAACAATTGCTGTGGTGGTATTAATCCAGATTGTGCAGTCCTTTCTAG TTTTCTTGATACTGGGCCGATTAGTCATAGCGCCTATGATAGTTTTGTTCTCGCTTGGTTACAGACTATGGAACAGGCAAGTCTCAGTTGATCTTGTAGAAAAGTTTCTTCGACGCCAGCAAACGCTGATGCCGACAAGATATGCCTACTCTGAACTCATAGCAATCAcaaggcattttagagataagcTCGGCCAAGGAGGCTTTGGTTCAGTCTTCAAAGGGGAACTTATAGGGGGTCATTTTGTTGCAGTTAAAATGTTAGTCAACTCCAAATGCAATGGTGATGACTTCATCAATGAAGTTTCTACAATAGGTAGGATTCATCATGTGAATGTCGTCCGACTAGTTGGATATTGCTCCGACGGATCCAAGAGAGCTTTGGTTTACGAGTACATGCCTAATGGCTCACTTGACAAGTACATTTTTGCTCCCAATGGAACCAATGGTCACTTGTTTGCCTCGGAAAAACTCATTCAAATAGCAATTGGTATTGCACGGGGCATCGATTACTTGCATCAAGGATGTGATATGCAGATTCTACACTTTGACATCAAGCCTCATAATATACTTATAGATCATAATTTCACTCCAAAAATCTCTGACTTTGGACTTGCAAAATTATACCCAAAGACAAATGCTCTAGTATCCATTAGTGCTACAAGGGGGACAATCGGCTATATTGCTCCAGAGTTAGTATCTCGAAgctttggaaaaatctcattcaAATCAGATGTTTACAGTTTTGGGATGCTACTATTGGAAATGGCTGGAAGACGAAGAAATGTGGATCCTCTTGCAATGAATTCAAGCCGAGTTTACTATCCATCATGGATTTATGATAAATTAACTCAACCGCAAGAGGTTGAAATTGACAATGAGTTTGAGATACAAAACTTAGAGAAGAAACTAGCAATAGTTGGATTGTGGTGTATTCAACTAAGACCAACTGATAGACCAACCATGACAAAAGTTATTGATATGTTAGAAGTTGATGATGTTGATAGTCTTCCAATTCCACCCAGACCCTTCTTTTCATCAGGGGATTCAGCTACAATAACAAAACCTAATTTAGGTTCAATTTCCACCGAGTTATCTATAGTTTCAGAGTGA
- the LOC122021602 gene encoding rust resistance kinase Lr10-like translates to MLFQFSPPLSSLNLISPAMNGLLIYPYSLCLLLLLLLHANSKAIHILPQDLEGEEREEFIKDCQTNSPCGGIDIRYPFRLINSTPMYCGVQGLEVSCSAAGDATIKLPRLGPCKIVHFDTDSVKIKLLGDEWAQCPLQKLSSIIPTGLFYHDYEHDNGYDYMLVNCSSETATDPEWITGPIPCLGNGSQGEWIYVAKLEASMDQLPSGCVSTGIGGNIEYYAGGPTFGDQVQGFNQMLQMDVSLNIPEWEMCRDCHEEGKQCGFSRRRNQTACLARRHETTNIGRIVEDLVGTFIGGLVVVGGLVVALTSLIILFILKKKSQKDEEIRFKVEHFLATYGDAQPTRYSFSDIRKITMRFKNKLGQGGYGSVYKGELSNGIPVAVKMLESSKGEGQEFINEVATIGRIHHINITRLLGFCTERSTRALIYEFMPNESLEKYIFSRQDKGSNKSLSMEKLLNIAIGIARGIEYLHQGCEQRILHFDIKPHNILLDYDLNPKISDFGLAKLCSRDISIVTMTVARGTMGYIAPEMYCRNFGTVSYKSDVYSFGMLLLEMIGGRKNHDPEIGRESEIYYPEWVYDRLVERQDLVMTMKMEQNDGEILQKLSKVALWCIQWSPTERPTMTRILHMLIGSSEEVHMPPKPFVSQHES, encoded by the exons ATGCTTTTTCAGTTTTCACCTCCCCTATCCTCCCTTAATCTAATTTCACCGGCCATGAATGGCCTACTGATCTACCCATATTCACTCTGCCTTCTCCTACTGCTACTTCTCCATGCTAATTCCAAAGCCATTCATATTTTGCCTCAGGATCTCGAGGGGGAGGAGAGAGAGGAGTTTATCAAAGATTGCCAAACGAATTCCCCCTGCGGAGGAATAGATATCAGATATCCCTTTCGCCTGATCAACTCGACTCCTATGTACTGCGGCGTTCAGGGTTTGGAGGTCTCATGTTCAGCTGCCGGTGATGCCACCATCAAGCTTCCTCGTTTAGGGCCCTGCAAGATCGTCCACTTTGATACTGATTCAGTTAAAATCAAATTATTAGGGGATGAATGGGCTCAGTGTCCGCTGCAAAAGCTCAGCTCCATCATTCCCACCGGCTTATTTTACCATGACTACGAGCATGACAACGGTTATGATTATATGCTGGTGAACTGCTCGAGTGAAACAGCAACAGATCCGGAATGGATCACCGGACCCATCCCGTGCCTCGGCAATGGAAGTCAAGGGGAGTGGATTTATGTAGCGAAGCTTGAGGCTTCCATGGACCAGCTTCCGTCAGGATGCGTGAGCACTGGAATTGGTGGTAATATCGAATATTATGCAGGTGGACCGACGTTTGGAGATCAGGTTCAGGGATTCAATCAAATGCTACAGATGGATGTATCTCTTAATATTCCAGAATGGGAGATGTGCAGAGACTGCCATGAAGAAGGAAAGCAATGTGGATTTAGCCGCAGAAGAAACCAAACTGCCTGCTTAGCGAGGCGCCATG AAACAACAAACATTGGGCGCATAGTTGAAGATTTAGTTG GAACATTTATAGGTGGTCTTGTAGTTGTAGGTGGTCTTGTAGTGGCATTAACATCTCTTATTATATTGTTTATATTAAAGAAGAAGtcccaaaaggatgaagaaaTTCGTTTCAAGGTAGAACATTTTCTTGCAACATATGGTGATGCACAACCAACTCGATACTCTTTTTCTGATATTAGAAAGATCACAATGAGATTCAAGAATAAGTTAGGGCAAGGTGGATATGGAAGTGTGTACAAGGGAGAGCTTTCGAATGGTATTCCGGTAGCAGTTAAGATGCTCGAGAGTTCAAAAGGGGAAGGTCAAGAATTCATAAATGAAGTTGCAACCATTGGAAGGATTCATCATATTAACATTACTCGCTTGTTGGGATTTTGCACTGAACGATCAACTCGTGCTCTCATCTACGAGTTCATGCCAAATGAATCCTTAGAGAAGTATATTTTCTCAAGACAAGACAAAGGAAGCAACAAATCATTGAGCATGGAGAAATTGTTGAACATTGCAATAGGCATTGCTCGAGGCATTGAGTATTTACATCAGGGATGTGAACAACGTATTTTGCATTTTGATATTAAGCCACATAACATTCTATTAGATTATGATTTAAATCCAAAGATTTCAGACTTTGGACTAGCAAAACTTTGCTCAAGGGATATTAGTATCGTGACAATGACGGTTGCTAGAGGCACAATGGGATATATTGCTCCTGAGATGTATTGTAGGAATTTCGGGACGGTGTCATATAAATCTGATGTCTATAGTTTTGGTATGCTGTTGTTGGAGATGATAGGAGGCCGAAAAAATCATGATCCTGAAATAGGAAGAGAGAGTGAGATTTATTATCCAGAATGGGTGTATGATCGACTAGTTGAAAGACAAGACTTGGTAATGACAATGAAAATGGagcaaaatgatggagaaatattaCAAAAACTCTCTAAGGTGGCTTTATGGTGTATTCAATGGAGTCCAACTGAAAGACCTACCATGACTAGAATTCTTCATATGCTTATAGGGAGCTCAGAAGAAGTGCACATGCCTCCTAAGCCATTTGTCTCCCAACACGAATCATGA